The following coding sequences lie in one Prevotella sp. oral taxon 299 str. F0039 genomic window:
- a CDS encoding S46 family peptidase — protein MKKTLLVLFAIACTLIAKADEGMWTLYNLPQAVYQQMKGQGFDLPYNSIYKGKDAIMKGVVNFSGYCSGVVVSPDGLVFTNHHCGFEAIRSHSTVEHDYMRDGFYAKSYAEELPNKDTFVSFMIEQKDITSELEALGIDKKTHAQKGVLIDSLENVLTRKAKAIDSTYHVNIDAFYEGNKYYATTYQDFTDVRLVFTVPKSMGKFGGETDNWMWPRQTCDFSVFRIYADPKTNKPAAYSKDNVPYKPAHWAPVSLQGYAEDSFAMTIGYPGSTNRYLSSYGIKERRDAINEPTAQVRGVKQEVMTRHMRASEAVRIKYDSKFARSANYWKNSIGMNKCIDSIGIINQKKDYENRLRRWQDSTGYLKGKLNFDRMATLYAQRFDLMRTMRYFRETFHGTGEFVDRANHLNKMEIKGSKNNKKAQFIEFGNNEDAWDKALDKEVLGVLLKNYREHVDKQYLPKFYTEIDQKFGGNYVKYVDYLYNKSLLMKKNTKIYVYKKKALTDPGVLFGLDLLDIRGALSHGLNAINDSIELQEKYLCAAKLRMEEDMPHYSDANFTMRLSYGQVKSYDLGGNNSGYFTTAPTIVKKMNRSQEVYDYRAEPILKELLSAKDFGKYTDNSSKDLQLCFLTTNDITGGNSGSPIFNGKGELIGLAFDGNWDSLSSDINFDARLARCIGVDVRYMLYLMDKWGHADRLLKEINAQ, from the coding sequence ATGAAGAAAACTCTTTTAGTATTATTTGCCATTGCTTGCACCCTAATAGCTAAGGCAGATGAGGGTATGTGGACGCTTTATAACCTTCCACAAGCCGTTTATCAACAGATGAAAGGACAAGGATTCGACCTTCCTTACAATAGTATTTATAAGGGGAAAGACGCCATTATGAAAGGTGTTGTGAACTTTTCGGGCTATTGTTCGGGTGTGGTTGTGTCGCCAGATGGGCTTGTTTTCACTAATCACCATTGTGGTTTCGAGGCTATTCGTAGTCATTCAACCGTTGAACACGATTATATGAGAGACGGATTCTATGCTAAGTCGTATGCAGAAGAATTGCCTAACAAAGATACTTTCGTGTCGTTTATGATTGAACAAAAGGACATTACAAGCGAATTAGAGGCTCTTGGAATTGATAAAAAGACCCATGCACAAAAGGGAGTGCTCATCGATTCGCTCGAAAATGTGCTTACTCGCAAAGCAAAAGCTATCGACTCAACTTATCATGTCAATATCGATGCGTTCTATGAGGGCAACAAATACTACGCAACTACATATCAAGACTTCACAGATGTACGTCTTGTGTTCACCGTTCCCAAGTCAATGGGTAAGTTTGGAGGCGAAACTGACAACTGGATGTGGCCTCGTCAGACCTGTGATTTCAGCGTTTTCCGTATCTATGCCGACCCAAAAACAAACAAACCAGCAGCATATAGCAAAGACAATGTACCCTACAAACCAGCTCATTGGGCTCCTGTTTCGCTCCAAGGCTATGCAGAAGACAGCTTTGCAATGACCATTGGCTACCCAGGAAGCACCAATAGATATCTCAGTTCTTATGGTATTAAGGAGAGAAGAGATGCTATTAACGAGCCAACAGCACAAGTTAGAGGTGTTAAACAAGAGGTAATGACCCGCCACATGCGTGCTAGTGAGGCTGTAAGAATTAAGTATGACTCTAAATTTGCACGCAGTGCGAACTATTGGAAAAACTCTATTGGTATGAACAAATGTATCGATTCTATCGGTATTATCAACCAAAAGAAAGATTATGAGAATCGTTTAAGAAGATGGCAAGATAGCACTGGCTACCTAAAAGGAAAACTTAACTTCGATCGTATGGCTACTCTTTACGCACAACGATTCGACCTTATGCGCACAATGCGTTACTTTAGAGAAACTTTCCACGGCACTGGTGAGTTTGTAGACCGTGCTAATCACCTTAATAAAATGGAGATTAAAGGCTCTAAAAACAACAAAAAAGCCCAATTCATCGAGTTTGGAAACAATGAAGATGCATGGGACAAAGCTCTCGACAAGGAAGTTCTTGGCGTGCTTTTGAAGAATTATAGAGAACATGTTGACAAGCAATACTTGCCTAAATTCTACACTGAAATAGATCAAAAGTTCGGCGGTAACTACGTTAAATATGTAGATTATCTATACAACAAATCTCTTTTGATGAAGAAGAACACTAAGATTTATGTCTATAAGAAGAAGGCTTTAACCGACCCAGGTGTTCTTTTCGGTCTAGACTTACTCGATATTCGTGGTGCTTTAAGCCATGGATTAAATGCAATCAACGACAGCATTGAACTACAAGAAAAATATCTTTGCGCTGCCAAATTGCGCATGGAAGAAGACATGCCTCACTATTCTGACGCTAACTTTACTATGCGTTTGAGCTATGGACAAGTGAAAAGTTACGATTTAGGTGGTAATAATTCGGGTTATTTTACAACCGCTCCTACTATCGTTAAGAAAATGAATAGAAGCCAAGAAGTATACGATTATCGTGCAGAGCCTATATTAAAAGAATTGCTTTCGGCTAAAGATTTCGGTAAATATACCGACAATTCAAGTAAAGATTTACAACTTTGTTTCTTAACTACCAATGATATTACTGGCGGAAACAGCGGCTCTCCAATCTTTAATGGTAAGGGAGAGCTCATTGGTTTGGCTTTCGATGGCAACTGGGATAGCCTTTCTAGCGACATAAACTTTGATGCTCGCCTTGCTCGTTGCATTGGAGTTGATGTGCGTTATATGCTTTATCTAATGGATAAATGGGGACATGCAGATCGCTTACTAAAAGAAATCAACGCTCAATAA